From Pseudothermotoga thermarum DSM 5069, a single genomic window includes:
- a CDS encoding mannitol dehydrogenase family protein: MRLNKSSLKNADFWEKVGVKVPKFDVEKTKENTMKEPTWLHFGAGNIFRGFIAGLAQNLLEQELSNKGVIAAELFDYEIIDRIFVPYDNLAIAVTLKNDGSMDKEIIASITEALKANPATKDWSRLTEIFQNPSLQVVSFTITEKGYNLKDAAGNFYKQVAEDMNNGPSKPQSSMGKVLALLYERFRAGKYKLALLSLDNFARNGEKLFSSLREIAEGWVQKKLVEKEFLDYLSNEIAFPWSMIDKIVPGPSKIVEEHLKSLGIEGMEPILTEKNTHIAPFVNMEETQYLLIEDMFPNGRPIFEKSGKNVFVTDRETVEKAERMKVTACLNPLHTAISIYGHLLGYKTIAECMKDPLIFKLAKGVGEEGLVVTPDPGVISPRKFLEEVLNQRLSNPHIPDTPQRILIDTSQKVPIRFGETIKSYATRKDLNPRQLRCIPLAIAGWLRYLMGIDDNGNPLTLSPDPLLDDLRKYVCKVSFGHPETVGDNLKDVLSNERLFAVNLYQVGIGEKIEEMFKSLIAGTGAVKATLEKYFGG; encoded by the coding sequence ATGAGACTGAACAAGTCTTCCTTGAAGAATGCAGATTTTTGGGAAAAAGTTGGTGTAAAAGTACCAAAGTTCGATGTTGAAAAAACTAAAGAGAATACGATGAAAGAACCAACCTGGCTTCATTTTGGGGCTGGCAACATCTTCAGAGGTTTTATAGCTGGACTTGCGCAAAATCTTTTGGAGCAAGAATTATCCAACAAAGGTGTGATTGCTGCCGAACTCTTTGATTATGAAATAATCGACAGAATTTTTGTTCCATATGATAATTTGGCAATAGCAGTTACCTTGAAAAATGACGGTTCTATGGATAAAGAAATCATAGCAAGCATCACAGAAGCTTTAAAGGCAAATCCAGCTACAAAGGATTGGAGCAGGTTAACAGAAATCTTCCAAAATCCATCCTTGCAAGTCGTTTCCTTCACTATCACCGAAAAAGGGTACAATTTGAAAGATGCAGCTGGAAACTTTTACAAACAAGTTGCCGAAGATATGAACAATGGGCCGAGCAAACCGCAATCTTCCATGGGAAAGGTTCTAGCGCTGCTGTACGAAAGATTTAGAGCAGGTAAGTATAAACTTGCGCTTTTGAGTTTGGACAATTTTGCAAGAAATGGGGAAAAACTTTTCTCATCTTTAAGGGAAATTGCAGAAGGCTGGGTACAAAAGAAATTAGTTGAAAAAGAATTTTTGGATTATTTGTCCAACGAAATTGCTTTTCCTTGGTCGATGATAGATAAAATCGTGCCTGGCCCTTCTAAAATCGTTGAGGAACATCTTAAAAGTTTGGGAATTGAGGGCATGGAACCAATACTGACAGAAAAAAATACTCACATTGCACCGTTTGTGAACATGGAAGAAACACAGTATTTGCTGATAGAAGATATGTTCCCAAATGGAAGACCTATTTTTGAAAAATCTGGAAAAAATGTCTTTGTAACCGATAGGGAAACCGTTGAAAAGGCAGAAAGGATGAAAGTTACAGCATGCTTAAATCCATTGCACACAGCAATTTCAATCTACGGTCATTTGTTGGGTTACAAAACAATTGCAGAATGTATGAAAGATCCTTTGATATTCAAACTGGCAAAAGGTGTGGGAGAAGAAGGGCTTGTGGTTACACCAGATCCAGGGGTGATATCTCCAAGAAAGTTTTTAGAAGAGGTTTTAAACCAACGATTGTCAAATCCACACATACCGGATACACCACAGAGGATTTTGATAGATACCTCTCAAAAGGTTCCCATAAGATTTGGAGAAACCATAAAATCTTACGCAACAAGAAAAGATTTGAATCCAAGGCAACTTAGGTGCATACCACTTGCGATAGCAGGGTGGTTGAGATATTTGATGGGAATCGACGATAATGGAAATCCGTTGACTTTAAGTCCCGATCCATTGTTGGACGATTTGAGAAAATATGTCTGTAAAGTTTCATTTGGTCATCCGGAAACGGTTGGAGATAATTTGAAAGATGTGTTAAGCAACGAAAGATTGTTTGCAGTTAATCTTTACCAAGTAGGAATTGGTGAAAAAATTGAAGAAATGTTTAAATCCTTGATAGCTGGTACTGGAGCTGTAAAAGCTACTTTGGAAAAATATTTTGGAGGGTGA
- the aglA gene encoding alpha-glucosidase AglA — MKISIIGAGSVRFALQLVGDIAQTEELSNDKTEVCLMDIDEERLNTSFVLAKKYACELGSTINIQKTLSLDVAVDGADFIINTAYPYDRRYLKDGYERWDRVTEIGEKHGYYRGIDSREFNMVSTYSYVLASYPDVMLALEIARKMEKLAPNAWLMQTANPVFDITQIVTRLTNVKIVGFCHGVAGVYAVFEALELDPTKVDWQVAGVNHGIWLNRFLYEGKNAYELFDEWIKKKSKNWEPKNPWDTQLSPAAIDMYKFYGMLPIGDTVRNGSWKYHYNLETKKKWYGKFGAIDNEVERPRFHDAMREARKKMIELAKEVEKDPKIELTKIWPQVFRKGTLSGEQHIPFICAITYDKKTRLVLNVLNNSSIEKLPKDLIVEVPVWVDKNGLRAEKIDPPLTDRIVYFYLYPKIIAMEFAYEAIVSRDKNVLIEALIRDPRTKSYEQAVAVLDEIMEQPFNEEMRKYFNW; from the coding sequence GTGAAAATCTCCATAATTGGTGCGGGAAGTGTTAGATTTGCCCTGCAGTTGGTTGGAGACATAGCGCAAACTGAAGAACTTTCAAACGATAAAACTGAGGTTTGCCTTATGGATATCGATGAAGAAAGGCTTAACACCTCTTTTGTCCTTGCCAAAAAATACGCTTGTGAGCTTGGTTCGACGATAAACATTCAAAAAACCCTGTCACTTGATGTAGCTGTTGATGGCGCAGATTTCATAATCAACACTGCTTATCCTTATGACAGAAGATATCTCAAAGACGGTTACGAACGTTGGGACCGTGTAACAGAAATAGGAGAGAAACATGGATATTATAGAGGTATAGACAGTCGCGAGTTCAACATGGTCTCAACCTATTCTTACGTTTTGGCTTCTTATCCAGATGTGATGCTGGCCTTGGAAATAGCTCGAAAGATGGAAAAATTGGCACCCAACGCATGGTTGATGCAAACTGCAAATCCTGTTTTCGACATCACTCAAATTGTTACGAGACTTACAAACGTCAAAATTGTAGGTTTTTGTCATGGTGTGGCTGGAGTCTACGCAGTATTCGAAGCCCTTGAACTTGACCCAACTAAAGTGGATTGGCAGGTAGCAGGTGTAAATCACGGCATATGGTTAAACAGATTTCTGTACGAAGGAAAAAACGCATATGAACTTTTCGATGAATGGATCAAAAAGAAATCAAAAAACTGGGAACCAAAAAATCCTTGGGATACGCAACTTTCACCAGCTGCAATAGATATGTACAAGTTTTATGGAATGCTTCCGATAGGTGACACCGTCAGGAATGGCTCGTGGAAATATCATTACAACCTTGAGACAAAGAAAAAATGGTATGGAAAATTTGGTGCTATAGATAACGAAGTGGAAAGACCAAGATTTCACGACGCAATGAGAGAGGCAAGAAAGAAAATGATCGAGCTTGCAAAGGAAGTTGAGAAAGATCCAAAAATAGAACTTACCAAAATTTGGCCACAGGTTTTTAGAAAAGGAACATTAAGTGGTGAACAACATATACCTTTTATATGTGCCATCACATATGATAAAAAAACTAGATTAGTTCTAAACGTTCTGAACAATTCCTCAATAGAAAAACTTCCGAAAGATCTCATAGTAGAAGTTCCAGTTTGGGTTGATAAAAATGGTTTGCGAGCTGAAAAAATTGATCCCCCTTTGACAGATAGGATTGTGTATTTTTATTTGTATCCAAAAATAATAGCGATGGAATTTGCCTATGAAGCCATAGTTTCAAGAGATAAAAATGTGTTAATTGAAGCGTTGATAAGAGATCCAAGAACGAAATCGTATGAACAAGCTGTTGCAGTTCTAGACGAAATCATGGAACAACCGTTCAACGAAGAAATGAGAAAATATTTCAATTGGTGA
- a CDS encoding fumarylacetoacetate hydrolase family protein, whose protein sequence is MRFASFEWKGKKLWGIVDAENQLVCPAERLFEGAYPSTLLEFLAISHGDLSKIKIPEDKGSWIKFQEVKFFAPFPKPVRNVFCVGRNYQDHVRELSKKDLEIKHPQFFTKATTAVTGPYDDVYIHPEVTSQVDYEAELAVVIGKPGRNIPEDRVYEYIFGYTIINDLTARDLQKNHEQWFKGKSLDSFCPMGPWIVTKDEIGWPVELDIKSFVNGELRQNSNTKHMIFSISKLISILSQGMTLLPGDVIATGTPAGVGAGFTPPKFLKSGDVVRIEIEKIGFIENKMVG, encoded by the coding sequence ATGCGCTTTGCCAGCTTTGAATGGAAAGGCAAAAAGCTTTGGGGTATTGTCGATGCTGAAAATCAGTTGGTCTGTCCAGCGGAAAGACTGTTTGAAGGAGCTTATCCGTCGACTCTTCTTGAGTTTTTGGCAATCAGCCATGGTGATCTTTCTAAAATCAAGATTCCAGAAGACAAAGGCAGTTGGATCAAATTTCAAGAAGTAAAATTTTTTGCTCCATTTCCAAAACCTGTGAGAAATGTATTTTGTGTGGGAAGAAATTATCAAGATCACGTAAGAGAATTGTCCAAGAAAGACCTTGAGATTAAGCATCCTCAATTTTTCACTAAGGCAACAACAGCCGTTACAGGACCTTATGATGATGTTTACATTCATCCCGAGGTTACATCTCAAGTTGATTATGAGGCAGAGCTAGCCGTTGTCATAGGTAAACCAGGAAGGAACATACCTGAGGATAGAGTTTATGAATACATATTCGGTTATACGATAATAAACGATCTCACCGCAAGGGATCTTCAAAAGAACCACGAGCAGTGGTTTAAAGGAAAAAGCTTGGATAGCTTTTGCCCAATGGGACCATGGATTGTAACAAAAGACGAAATAGGATGGCCTGTAGAACTTGATATAAAAAGTTTTGTCAATGGGGAGCTTAGACAAAATTCGAACACAAAACACATGATTTTCTCCATATCTAAGCTAATAAGTATCCTTTCACAGGGTATGACCTTGTTACCTGGAGATGTGATTGCAACAGGAACACCAGCTGGTGTTGGAGCAGGATTTACTCCTCCAAAGTTTCTCAAAAGTGGCGATGTTGTAAGGATAGAAATAGAAAAAATAGGATTCATTGAAAACAAAATGGTTGGATGA
- a CDS encoding acetylxylan esterase codes for MVFEMPFEKLKTYMGTNPCPPDFDEYWQRALEEMNSIDPKIELIKEKSIEAPYAECYNLFYTGVRGARIRAQFIKPKKIDKPCPVVVRFHGYQREAGDWSDKFALVAAGFIVAAMDVRGQNGLSEDVGGHKGNTVFGHIIRGLDGDKDNLLFRHVFLDAAELVKILVNFPEVDKERIATFGFSQGGGLALACAALSPYVSRVVSVYPFLSDYKRVWEMDLAKDAYEEIRMYFRFKDPLHEREDEIFMKLGYIDVQHLAKWIKAEVLMVTGLMDTICPPSTQFAIYNKIKSKKKMLIYPDYGHENIPYLNDKIFMYFMEMLK; via the coding sequence ATGGTCTTTGAAATGCCATTTGAAAAACTGAAAACTTACATGGGGACGAATCCTTGCCCGCCAGATTTCGATGAATATTGGCAACGAGCGTTGGAAGAAATGAATAGCATAGATCCAAAAATTGAACTTATAAAAGAAAAATCTATTGAAGCACCTTATGCTGAATGTTATAATCTTTTTTACACCGGGGTTCGAGGGGCAAGGATCAGAGCACAATTTATTAAGCCAAAGAAAATCGACAAACCTTGCCCTGTTGTAGTGCGATTCCACGGTTATCAACGTGAAGCAGGGGACTGGTCCGATAAATTTGCATTAGTTGCAGCAGGGTTTATAGTTGCGGCTATGGATGTACGCGGGCAGAACGGATTGTCAGAAGATGTTGGTGGTCATAAAGGGAACACTGTTTTTGGTCACATCATAAGAGGGCTTGACGGAGATAAAGACAATTTGCTTTTTAGGCATGTGTTTCTGGATGCAGCCGAACTTGTCAAAATTCTTGTTAATTTTCCAGAAGTTGATAAAGAAAGAATAGCAACCTTTGGATTTTCGCAAGGTGGCGGTTTAGCGTTGGCGTGTGCAGCTTTATCTCCCTATGTTTCACGAGTAGTCTCAGTTTATCCATTTTTAAGTGATTACAAGAGAGTTTGGGAAATGGATCTTGCAAAGGATGCTTATGAGGAAATTCGAATGTACTTTAGATTCAAAGATCCGCTTCATGAAAGAGAAGATGAGATTTTCATGAAGCTTGGATATATAGATGTTCAGCATCTTGCAAAATGGATTAAAGCAGAGGTTTTGATGGTGACAGGTTTGATGGACACTATTTGTCCTCCATCAACACAATTTGCGATTTACAATAAGATCAAAAGTAAAAAGAAAATGCTTATCTATCCTGATTATGGTCATGAAAACATACCTTATTTGAACGATAAGATCTTCATGTATTTCATGGAAATGCTTAAATGA
- a CDS encoding ABC transporter permease: MLRFIGRRILAAIPTLFAIAVISFIIIELPPGDYLTTYVANLRGSGEPIDEAELEILRQRYGLDKPLLVRFFKWFTGLFKGDFGYSFMWEKPVADLIGPKIWYTVLISVLSTVFAWVTGFLIGVYSGTHQYSIGDYTFTVLGYIGLATPNFLLALILLWFAFTTFGVTLGGLFSPEYVNAPWSWEKFVDLLKHIWIPVIVIGTGSMAGLIRTLRANLLDELEKPYVTAARARGVPEKELVWKYPLRVAVIPFASTAGWALPGIVSGAVVTGIVLNLPTVGTILLDALMSQDMYLAGSLVMFLSIFTVIGTVISDILLAWLDPRIRLE; the protein is encoded by the coding sequence ATGCTTAGATTCATTGGAAGAAGAATTCTTGCGGCGATACCTACTTTGTTCGCAATTGCAGTGATATCTTTTATAATCATCGAACTGCCGCCAGGTGATTATCTCACGACTTATGTAGCAAATTTAAGAGGCAGCGGTGAACCTATAGATGAAGCAGAACTAGAAATTTTGAGGCAAAGATATGGCTTGGACAAACCCTTGCTAGTCAGGTTTTTCAAGTGGTTTACAGGTTTATTCAAAGGTGATTTTGGTTATTCTTTCATGTGGGAAAAACCTGTGGCAGATTTGATTGGACCAAAGATTTGGTACACCGTTCTCATATCTGTGTTGTCAACAGTTTTTGCTTGGGTTACAGGTTTTCTCATAGGTGTTTACTCAGGTACGCATCAATATTCAATAGGTGATTATACGTTCACCGTTCTTGGTTATATTGGGCTTGCAACTCCAAACTTTCTTTTGGCATTGATTTTACTTTGGTTTGCCTTCACCACATTTGGTGTGACTCTTGGAGGATTGTTCTCCCCAGAGTATGTTAACGCTCCGTGGAGTTGGGAAAAGTTTGTGGATTTGTTAAAGCACATATGGATACCTGTAATTGTCATAGGTACGGGAAGTATGGCAGGGTTGATACGAACGCTTCGAGCAAACCTGCTGGACGAGCTTGAAAAGCCCTACGTTACGGCTGCAAGAGCAAGGGGTGTTCCAGAAAAAGAATTAGTTTGGAAATATCCACTTAGAGTAGCCGTGATACCCTTTGCCAGTACCGCTGGTTGGGCTTTACCAGGTATTGTTTCAGGTGCTGTTGTAACTGGAATTGTTTTGAATCTACCAACGGTTGGAACAATTCTTTTGGATGCTTTGATGTCGCAAGATATGTATTTAGCAGGAAGCTTGGTGATGTTCTTAAGCATTTTCACCGTTATAGGTACAGTAATTTCAGATATTCTTTTAGCCTGGTTAGATCCAAGAATACGCTTGGAATGA
- a CDS encoding ABC transporter permease — MWWRFKKNKLAVTGLIILFVLYVLGIFCEFFAPYDPNKTFARYVYAPPQKVHIFRDGKLVRPFVYAYKIERDPVTLRRIYTEDKTKPLSIKFFVKGDPYKFLGIWKVDVHFFGVEEGTIFLFGTDRMGRDMFSRILHGARISTTIGLVGVAISMILGIIVGGISGYYGGMVDNVIQRIIEIIISIPTIPLWMALAAALPRHWSQVRVYFAITVILSLVGWTGLARVVRSKFLALKEEDYVVAARIAGASEFRIIFKHMLPALTSHLIASVTLAIPGMILGETGLSFLGLGLRPPAISWGVLLQEAQNIRTLALYPWLLIPALFVIVTVLCFNFVGDGLRDAADPYKV; from the coding sequence ATGTGGTGGCGGTTCAAAAAGAACAAATTAGCAGTGACTGGTTTGATAATTCTGTTTGTACTTTATGTTTTAGGAATTTTCTGTGAATTTTTTGCACCTTATGATCCTAATAAAACGTTCGCAAGATATGTTTATGCACCTCCACAAAAAGTTCATATCTTCAGAGATGGTAAGTTAGTAAGGCCTTTTGTGTACGCCTATAAGATAGAAAGAGATCCTGTAACTTTGAGGAGAATCTATACAGAAGACAAAACAAAGCCTTTGTCGATAAAATTTTTCGTTAAAGGGGATCCATACAAATTTCTTGGCATTTGGAAGGTAGATGTTCACTTCTTTGGGGTTGAAGAAGGAACAATTTTCTTGTTTGGAACTGACAGAATGGGTCGAGATATGTTTTCAAGGATACTCCACGGTGCAAGAATATCCACGACAATTGGTTTGGTGGGTGTTGCAATCAGTATGATTTTGGGAATAATAGTCGGGGGCATTTCTGGTTATTATGGTGGTATGGTGGACAACGTCATTCAAAGAATTATCGAGATCATCATCAGCATACCAACTATACCACTTTGGATGGCGTTGGCAGCGGCTTTGCCAAGACATTGGTCCCAGGTAAGAGTTTATTTTGCTATAACGGTTATCCTTTCTTTGGTTGGATGGACTGGTTTGGCAAGGGTTGTTAGAAGCAAATTCCTAGCTCTTAAAGAGGAAGATTACGTTGTAGCGGCGAGGATTGCGGGTGCAAGTGAGTTTAGAATAATTTTCAAACATATGCTTCCAGCTTTAACAAGTCATTTGATCGCTTCTGTGACTTTGGCGATACCTGGGATGATTCTTGGTGAAACTGGTTTGAGTTTCCTTGGTTTAGGTTTACGTCCACCAGCCATCAGTTGGGGCGTTCTTTTGCAGGAAGCACAAAACATCCGAACACTAGCTCTATATCCATGGCTTTTGATACCTGCTTTGTTCGTGATAGTGACTGTGCTTTGCTTTAACTTTGTTGGCGATGGATTGCGGGATGCAGCAGATCCTTACAAGGTATAA
- a CDS encoding ABC transporter ATP-binding protein: METQKVLKVKNLKTYFELDEGTVKAVDGISFEVKEGEIFGLVGESGCGKSVTALSIMRILPKTARILEGEILFSPNGSNTLNLVEFDQESDELRKIRGKDITMIFQEPAASFSPVYTVGEQIMEAILLHKDVTKSKARQMTIEMLKKLRLPNPEKIFDAYPFELSGGMLQRCMIAAALVMNPKILIADEPTTALDVTIQAQILYLMKQLQKEYGTSIILITHDMGVIAQMADRVAVMYLGKIVECSAVYEIFSNPLHPYTKALLASIPGLGARKSKLETIKGNVPDPYNLPSGCRFHPRCPQFIKGLCDVEEPQLVEVKPGHVVQCFLYKGVRS, translated from the coding sequence ATGGAAACGCAGAAAGTTTTGAAAGTAAAGAACTTAAAAACTTATTTCGAACTTGACGAAGGAACTGTTAAAGCAGTTGATGGAATTTCTTTTGAGGTAAAAGAAGGAGAAATTTTTGGGCTGGTTGGAGAATCCGGTTGTGGAAAGAGTGTAACTGCTTTATCGATAATGCGTATACTTCCAAAAACCGCAAGGATCTTAGAAGGAGAAATACTTTTTTCTCCAAACGGTTCAAATACGTTGAATTTGGTGGAATTTGATCAAGAAAGTGATGAATTGAGGAAGATAAGGGGAAAGGATATAACGATGATATTTCAAGAACCTGCAGCTTCTTTCTCTCCTGTTTACACTGTTGGAGAACAGATAATGGAAGCAATTTTATTGCACAAGGATGTGACAAAATCTAAAGCAAGGCAAATGACGATAGAAATGTTGAAAAAACTCAGGCTGCCAAATCCTGAGAAGATCTTCGATGCATATCCTTTTGAACTTTCTGGTGGGATGCTTCAAAGATGTATGATTGCTGCTGCTTTGGTTATGAATCCAAAGATATTGATAGCAGATGAGCCTACGACGGCGTTAGATGTGACTATCCAAGCTCAGATACTTTATTTGATGAAACAACTGCAAAAGGAATATGGAACTTCCATAATCTTGATCACCCACGATATGGGAGTAATAGCTCAGATGGCAGATAGAGTTGCTGTGATGTACTTAGGTAAGATTGTCGAATGTTCTGCAGTTTATGAAATCTTTTCCAATCCACTTCATCCATACACCAAAGCTTTGCTTGCTTCCATCCCAGGACTTGGAGCGCGCAAATCGAAGTTGGAGACAATCAAAGGCAACGTACCTGATCCGTACAATTTACCTTCAGGTTGTCGTTTTCATCCAAGATGTCCGCAATTTATAAAAGGATTGTGCGATGTAGAAGAACCGCAGCTTGTTGAAGTAAAACCCGGACATGTGGTTCAATGCTTTTTGTACAAGGGAGTGAGATCGTGA